A genomic window from Bdellovibrio sp. SKB1291214 includes:
- a CDS encoding OmpH family outer membrane protein, with protein MRKMVVTAAVFMMAVAAQAAEGSKVGFVDMQKAIQATSAGKKAKTELEGEFNKKKKDLEKKEADLKKMGEDLEKKKSVLSEEALGKKQAEFQEEMIKYRDVVGKSQMEIQKKERELTAPILTKMKTVIGKIAKDKGYTLVLENNQGVLYSTADSDLTDEVIKAYEKEK; from the coding sequence ATGAGAAAAATGGTTGTTACAGCAGCTGTATTCATGATGGCAGTAGCTGCGCAAGCGGCTGAAGGAAGCAAAGTTGGTTTCGTAGACATGCAGAAAGCTATCCAAGCGACTTCTGCAGGTAAGAAAGCAAAAACTGAACTTGAAGGCGAGTTCAACAAAAAGAAAAAAGATCTTGAGAAAAAAGAAGCTGATCTGAAAAAGATGGGTGAAGATCTTGAAAAGAAAAAATCAGTTCTTTCTGAAGAAGCGCTTGGTAAAAAACAAGCTGAATTCCAAGAAGAAATGATCAAATATCGTGATGTCGTTGGCAAAAGCCAAATGGAAATCCAAAAGAAAGAGCGTGAACTAACTGCTCCGATTTTGACTAAGATGAAAACTGTGATTGGTAAAATCGCGAAAGACAAAGGTTACACTTTGGTTCTCGAAAATAACCAAGGAGTTTTGTACTCTACTGCGGACTCTGACCTTACAGACGAAGTGATCAAGGCTTACGAAAAAGAAAAATAG
- the bamA gene encoding outer membrane protein assembly factor BamA, giving the protein MIKLLCTLLLVTATSTAMAAPKKKTAAPKKKAAAVSQSSNAPSGIIVKSIEVAGNRKIEKDAILTKITSKPGSEFSSAAVRADVEALFKLGYFNNIEVDRQVTGKEAVLTYKVLEKPSIIEITYEGNSEIKSEDIAEATGIKAYQLLNMSKVKEAVEKVQKLYEDKGFFLARVDAEVQNITKDETVRLVFKVHENDKVKVRKITFLGAKHLTETELKSKMITQEGGFFSAMSGSGQYKQEAFDRDVQIVRFMYYNQGYVQAKIDRPQVTVTPDKKNIYITFHVEEGEQYTVGDVDFAGDILFPKSELYEAIKIDENGVFSYEVLQKDISELTAKYGDLGYAYANVIPRTRANDKERKMDLVFEFDKGQKVYFGKINVVGNTKTRDKVVRRELKVREGELYNETRRRQSLEGIQRLGFFEDVNFKTSIDSERTDVMNVDIAVKERNTGQIQLGAGYGTSQGFTLQGSVQQTNFLGKGQNLGANVNLSGTGSYYNLSFTEPYFNDTEWLLGADVYQSMNTGRSDYDEKHTGMAIRMGHPVAEFTRGYLRAKYDKSELEERRDANKNVITDYDLFPLSTASGETISLTGTLEYDTRNDRFSPTKGIFASVSYEYAGFGQLKFNRASTRFNYFKNLFWDVVWRNDIQYARIDGIDGQVVPFNELYLLGGPYSLRGFRSYRVGKMKRSTKIYNDSQQAPPVGSNATPAQAEILAWRFYGGQQQAMFRTELQFPLVKDAGIMGAGFFDTGAADDVLESGSFYSDVGFGLRWYSPIGVLRFEWGFPLNRDPNYHDASVFEFSIGPSF; this is encoded by the coding sequence TTGATTAAGCTTCTTTGTACTTTGTTATTAGTTACTGCCACATCGACTGCGATGGCGGCTCCTAAAAAGAAAACTGCAGCTCCTAAAAAAAAGGCCGCTGCTGTTTCTCAATCTTCTAATGCTCCTTCAGGCATCATTGTTAAATCCATTGAAGTTGCGGGGAACCGTAAAATCGAAAAAGATGCGATTCTAACAAAGATCACTTCAAAACCTGGTTCTGAATTTAGCAGTGCCGCTGTTCGCGCAGACGTCGAAGCTCTTTTTAAACTTGGCTATTTCAACAATATCGAAGTGGATCGCCAAGTCACTGGTAAAGAAGCCGTCCTGACTTACAAAGTTTTGGAAAAGCCTTCGATCATTGAAATCACGTACGAGGGTAACAGCGAGATCAAATCCGAAGACATCGCTGAGGCGACAGGCATTAAAGCTTACCAACTTTTGAACATGTCAAAAGTTAAAGAAGCGGTCGAAAAAGTTCAAAAACTTTACGAAGACAAAGGCTTCTTCTTGGCTCGTGTCGATGCAGAAGTGCAAAACATCACGAAAGATGAAACAGTTCGCCTGGTTTTCAAAGTTCATGAAAACGACAAAGTTAAAGTTCGTAAAATTACGTTCTTGGGTGCAAAACACCTGACTGAAACTGAACTGAAAAGCAAGATGATCACTCAAGAGGGTGGTTTCTTTTCGGCGATGTCAGGCTCTGGGCAATACAAACAAGAAGCCTTCGATCGTGACGTCCAGATAGTACGTTTCATGTACTATAACCAAGGTTACGTTCAAGCTAAGATCGATCGTCCTCAAGTTACAGTCACTCCTGATAAGAAAAACATCTATATCACATTCCACGTTGAGGAAGGTGAGCAGTATACTGTGGGGGACGTTGATTTCGCTGGCGACATCCTGTTCCCAAAATCTGAACTTTATGAAGCCATTAAAATCGATGAAAACGGTGTTTTCTCCTATGAAGTTTTGCAAAAAGACATCAGCGAGTTAACGGCTAAATACGGTGACTTGGGTTACGCGTATGCCAACGTTATTCCTCGTACGCGTGCGAATGACAAAGAACGCAAGATGGACTTGGTGTTCGAATTCGACAAAGGCCAAAAAGTTTACTTCGGTAAAATCAATGTGGTTGGTAATACGAAAACACGCGATAAGGTTGTTCGTCGTGAGTTGAAAGTGCGCGAGGGCGAGCTTTACAACGAAACACGTCGTCGTCAGTCGCTCGAAGGTATCCAACGTCTTGGTTTCTTTGAGGACGTCAATTTCAAAACCTCGATCGATTCTGAAAGAACCGATGTGATGAACGTTGATATCGCGGTCAAAGAGCGTAACACAGGACAAATCCAATTGGGTGCTGGATACGGAACATCTCAAGGTTTCACTTTGCAAGGTTCCGTTCAACAGACGAACTTCTTGGGTAAAGGTCAAAACTTGGGTGCGAACGTGAACTTGAGTGGTACAGGAAGTTACTACAACCTGTCGTTCACAGAGCCATACTTCAACGACACTGAGTGGTTGTTGGGTGCCGACGTTTATCAAAGTATGAATACCGGTCGTTCGGACTATGACGAAAAACACACAGGTATGGCGATCCGTATGGGTCACCCTGTGGCGGAATTCACACGCGGGTATTTGCGTGCGAAGTACGATAAGTCAGAACTCGAAGAACGCAGAGATGCGAATAAAAATGTCATCACGGATTACGATCTTTTTCCTTTGAGTACGGCTTCTGGCGAAACTATTTCTTTGACGGGAACATTGGAGTACGACACGCGTAATGACCGTTTCTCTCCAACTAAAGGTATCTTCGCATCCGTATCTTACGAATATGCGGGCTTTGGCCAATTGAAGTTCAACCGTGCAAGTACAAGATTTAATTACTTTAAAAACCTATTCTGGGATGTGGTTTGGAGAAATGATATCCAGTACGCACGTATTGATGGTATCGACGGCCAAGTCGTTCCTTTCAATGAGTTGTACTTGTTAGGTGGACCGTATTCTTTGCGTGGCTTCAGATCTTACCGTGTGGGAAAAATGAAACGCTCAACGAAGATCTATAACGATTCCCAACAAGCACCTCCCGTGGGTTCAAATGCGACTCCGGCTCAAGCCGAAATCTTGGCTTGGCGTTTCTACGGTGGTCAACAACAGGCAATGTTTAGGACTGAATTGCAGTTCCCTTTGGTTAAAGATGCTGGCATCATGGGAGCTGGATTCTTTGACACGGGTGCCGCAGACGATGTTCTTGAAAGCGGAAGTTTCTACTCTGACGTCGGTTTTGGTCTTCGTTGGTATTCCCCGATTGGGGTGTTGAGATTCGAATGGGGATTCCCATTGAATCGCGATCCGAACTACCACGATGCTTCGGTGTTTGAGTTCTCGATTGGTCCAAGTTTCTAA
- a CDS encoding HNH endonuclease: MDLTQVANAEILNRVEKLARTERKITHLILWHLVEVESRRLYLELGYTSLFKYMTGHLNYSEDAAYRRVQAARLLKKVPQVDKLIESGDLNLTQMTHVQKCLNKELEQGNCISVEKTEEVLALVQNKTSFETKKILAVEFNQPIRAHEVILPQKDESVRMEITFSSEQMEGLEHAKELLSHVLPNPTWADLISYLAETQIQKRRGKSRNTDFIEKNEIAEYSIRETRAVGEVETNDEVVIEVEANTAGASVESVGKVEGANAKTVVADKVIVKGAGARRAIKITTRRKLLANSMGQCEFVHDNFGRCTSKFQLQVDHKIPLAFGGTNDFSNLRILCGVHNRAEAQRLGILKH; encoded by the coding sequence ATGGATCTTACTCAAGTTGCTAATGCTGAAATTTTAAATCGTGTTGAAAAGCTTGCGCGCACTGAACGAAAAATCACTCATTTGATTCTTTGGCATTTGGTTGAAGTTGAAAGTCGCCGGTTGTATTTGGAGCTTGGGTATACTTCTTTGTTTAAATATATGACTGGGCATTTGAATTATTCTGAAGATGCGGCATACCGCCGGGTTCAGGCGGCGCGATTGCTAAAGAAAGTTCCTCAAGTGGATAAACTTATTGAGTCAGGGGATTTGAATCTGACTCAGATGACTCATGTTCAGAAATGTTTAAATAAAGAGCTGGAGCAAGGGAATTGTATTTCGGTTGAAAAAACGGAGGAAGTTCTCGCACTTGTTCAAAATAAAACAAGTTTTGAAACTAAAAAGATTTTGGCTGTGGAGTTCAATCAACCTATTCGAGCTCACGAAGTTATACTGCCTCAAAAAGATGAATCTGTTCGTATGGAAATTACATTTTCATCTGAGCAAATGGAAGGGCTGGAACACGCCAAGGAATTGCTCTCCCACGTATTACCAAATCCTACTTGGGCAGATCTGATTTCGTATTTAGCTGAAACGCAGATTCAAAAGCGTAGGGGGAAATCCCGAAACACAGATTTTATTGAGAAAAATGAAATTGCTGAATACTCCATTCGTGAAACTCGTGCTGTAGGTGAAGTCGAAACTAATGATGAAGTCGTGATTGAGGTTGAAGCCAATACGGCCGGAGCGTCAGTTGAAAGCGTAGGTAAAGTAGAAGGTGCCAACGCGAAAACAGTGGTCGCAGACAAAGTCATCGTCAAGGGCGCTGGCGCACGAAGGGCCATTAAAATTACGACGCGCAGAAAGCTACTCGCTAACTCAATGGGGCAGTGTGAGTTTGTTCATGACAACTTCGGCAGATGTACAAGTAAGTTCCAACTTCAGGTTGATCACAAAATTCCGTTGGCTTTTGGTGGAACGAATGACTTCAGTAATTTGCGCATCTTGTGTGGGGTGCACAATCGGGCGGAGGCCCAGAGGTTGGGAATTTTAAAGCATTAG
- a CDS encoding DUF2334 domain-containing protein translates to MRQVFAIMSLLLVMSVGMAANAAPCVNIYYDRSPDASYWMGKTYATFLQNLMGHFPEFQQVVSNVESYKKGDIDKCTATIYIGSYFDNAIPADFLEDWANTKTNVAWLGYSTWKLGKAFDDIFGYSYDRISVLDRQKLDFKGRPSFYKNIIYKGETFFKYGEFSKTQQGQFLAEFEQSLFKPVTPTKSQVLAKSVQTVTGEEAPYILRAGNHFYVADVPFSFMHEADRYLVFADVLFDILNAKPRHNEKYAFLRIEDVHALVPLSWLYITNKVLKEEQVPLNISLIPIFYDPLYQYTNNPTEQLLSMDRVPAFMNYIQDSKAQGATFIWHGVTHQYKNQFNPHSGTSGDDFEFFDVANNGPIAEDSVSYVMDKLEDGFSVLQKAGVTPKIWLTPHYQASTLDNIIFANVFSWNVGRVIYYNFKTDGLNASQNPGLWLESKAANGSQLRDQFFKNLKVTTTSKNWSGQYFPYEIFGDVHGQRLIPENLGNSQPFQNEHVTNPRSKEDIVADAKRNLVLRDAWASFFYHPFLFTTYEDGGRGSYPGDASELRFILQELKKMGYQFIDINDFMNKNTKLKRPEPIYKDVR, encoded by the coding sequence ATGAGACAAGTTTTTGCGATCATGAGTTTATTGCTAGTGATGAGCGTAGGAATGGCTGCAAATGCCGCTCCTTGCGTGAACATTTATTACGATCGCTCTCCAGATGCTAGTTACTGGATGGGTAAAACGTATGCGACATTCTTGCAGAACTTGATGGGGCATTTCCCAGAGTTCCAACAAGTTGTTTCAAACGTGGAATCGTACAAAAAAGGCGACATCGATAAATGTACGGCTACAATCTATATCGGTTCGTACTTTGATAATGCCATCCCTGCTGATTTCTTAGAGGACTGGGCAAATACGAAAACAAATGTTGCATGGCTTGGTTACAGCACTTGGAAACTTGGGAAAGCATTCGATGATATCTTTGGATATAGCTATGACAGAATCAGCGTTTTAGATCGTCAAAAACTAGATTTCAAAGGCCGTCCAAGCTTTTATAAGAACATTATCTATAAAGGTGAAACGTTCTTTAAATACGGTGAATTTAGCAAAACGCAACAAGGTCAATTCCTGGCAGAGTTTGAACAAAGCTTGTTTAAACCCGTAACTCCCACAAAATCTCAGGTTCTTGCTAAGTCAGTACAAACAGTCACTGGTGAAGAAGCTCCCTACATTTTGCGCGCTGGAAATCACTTTTACGTTGCAGATGTCCCATTTAGCTTTATGCACGAAGCAGATCGTTACTTGGTTTTCGCGGATGTGTTGTTTGATATCTTAAATGCAAAACCTCGCCATAATGAGAAATATGCATTCTTACGTATTGAAGACGTTCATGCATTGGTACCGCTCAGTTGGTTGTACATCACAAACAAGGTTCTTAAAGAAGAGCAAGTTCCATTGAACATCTCTTTGATCCCTATTTTCTATGATCCTTTGTACCAATACACAAATAATCCGACCGAACAGTTGTTGTCCATGGACCGCGTTCCGGCATTCATGAATTACATCCAGGATTCCAAAGCCCAAGGTGCAACATTCATCTGGCATGGGGTTACTCACCAATACAAAAACCAGTTCAATCCGCACTCTGGAACTTCGGGTGATGACTTTGAATTCTTTGATGTCGCTAATAATGGCCCTATCGCTGAAGACAGCGTTAGCTATGTAATGGATAAGCTGGAAGATGGATTCTCTGTCCTTCAAAAGGCTGGCGTTACCCCTAAGATCTGGCTTACTCCCCACTACCAAGCTTCCACTTTGGATAACATCATTTTCGCCAATGTGTTTTCTTGGAACGTGGGTCGCGTGATCTATTATAATTTTAAAACTGATGGTTTGAACGCATCTCAAAATCCGGGTCTGTGGCTTGAATCCAAAGCCGCCAATGGTTCGCAATTGCGCGATCAGTTCTTTAAAAACCTGAAGGTCACGACGACTTCAAAAAACTGGAGCGGTCAATACTTCCCCTACGAAATCTTTGGTGACGTTCACGGACAACGTTTGATTCCCGAAAATTTGGGGAATTCGCAGCCATTCCAGAATGAACACGTAACCAACCCACGCAGCAAGGAAGACATTGTGGCGGACGCTAAAAGAAATTTAGTTCTGCGCGACGCCTGGGCTTCCTTCTTTTATCACCCGTTTTTATTCACGACTTATGAAGACGGCGGACGTGGTTCTTACCCAGGTGATGCAAGTGAACTTCGTTTCATTTTGCAAGAGCTTAAAAAGATGGGCTATCAGTTCATCGATATTAACGATTTTATGAATAAGAATACGAAATTAAAAAGACCTGAACCAATTTATAAGGATGTCCGTTAA
- a CDS encoding glycosyltransferase — protein MPLFDALFILLAFTVVVGALVFTLDDLFIDIYALVFKMKPKVVTSDFITKIKQVPEKHFAILIANWKEAEVIAPMIRGNLRGLQYSNYTFFLGVYPNDTATWEAAKKLEDLFPHKVVVIVNTQLGPTSKGQMLNEMARQIIDSEISMGRKVDLFLMQDSEDVLHPHSLSLMNYYSANADFVQIPVFSFDVPAASLVGGVYIDEFSESHTKDLLVRERMGAAIPSAGVGTCIGKNLMLKLQDAQEGQFLKEDTLTEDYHLGMMTKQLGFKSKFACVQYEKENGKKEFIATREYFPHMMNASMRQKSRWTLGIAFQGMDNLSWNGTRIDKYFMWRDRRGPLNSVLIVFSGLLLVMFASARATGHLPEILQTNLFQALLFLNLLNMSVRVIQRMKAVSRTNARVHIALVPVRWLLANIINIGATVKAYRQYKESIRTGKRPAWIKTEHRMPENFGKEIEVQST, from the coding sequence ATGCCTTTATTTGATGCTCTCTTTATCCTGCTGGCATTTACAGTTGTGGTCGGCGCATTAGTATTTACCTTGGACGATTTATTCATCGATATTTATGCGTTGGTTTTCAAAATGAAACCAAAAGTGGTAACTTCTGATTTCATCACTAAAATCAAACAAGTTCCTGAAAAGCATTTCGCTATTCTGATCGCGAACTGGAAAGAAGCTGAAGTTATCGCGCCGATGATTCGTGGTAACTTGCGCGGCCTACAATATTCGAACTACACATTCTTCTTAGGTGTTTATCCGAACGATACCGCGACCTGGGAAGCAGCAAAAAAACTTGAAGACCTTTTCCCACACAAGGTTGTTGTCATCGTTAATACTCAACTAGGGCCGACTTCAAAAGGTCAGATGCTAAACGAGATGGCTCGTCAAATCATCGACTCTGAAATTTCCATGGGTAGAAAAGTTGATTTATTCCTGATGCAAGATTCAGAAGATGTGCTTCATCCGCATTCTTTAAGCTTGATGAATTATTATTCTGCAAATGCCGATTTCGTACAAATCCCGGTATTTTCATTCGACGTTCCAGCGGCCTCATTGGTTGGTGGTGTTTACATTGATGAATTTTCTGAATCTCACACCAAAGATCTTTTGGTGCGGGAGCGTATGGGAGCCGCAATCCCCTCTGCTGGGGTTGGCACATGTATCGGAAAAAACTTGATGTTGAAACTGCAAGATGCACAAGAGGGTCAGTTCCTTAAAGAAGACACTCTGACGGAAGACTATCACTTAGGCATGATGACTAAGCAATTGGGCTTTAAGTCCAAGTTTGCTTGCGTTCAGTACGAAAAGGAAAACGGCAAAAAGGAGTTCATCGCGACTCGCGAATACTTTCCTCACATGATGAACGCGTCTATGAGGCAAAAATCTCGTTGGACTTTAGGAATCGCCTTTCAAGGCATGGACAACCTTTCTTGGAACGGAACCAGGATTGATAAATACTTTATGTGGAGAGACCGCCGTGGCCCTTTGAACAGTGTGCTCATCGTGTTCTCTGGTCTGCTACTGGTTATGTTTGCATCTGCTCGCGCCACGGGCCACTTGCCCGAGATCTTGCAAACCAACTTGTTTCAGGCGTTGTTATTCCTAAATCTTTTGAACATGTCAGTACGAGTGATTCAAAGAATGAAAGCTGTGTCTCGCACCAATGCACGTGTTCATATCGCCTTGGTGCCAGTGCGGTGGCTTCTCGCAAATATTATTAATATAGGTGCGACGGTAAAGGCTTATCGTCAGTACAAGGAAAGTATCAGAACAGGAAAACGTCCAGCTTGGATTAAAACTGAGCACCGCATGCCTGAAAACTTTGGAAAAGAGATTGAGGTTCAAAGTACATGA
- the wecB gene encoding non-hydrolyzing UDP-N-acetylglucosamine 2-epimerase, which translates to MKTLLFVFGTRPETIKCAPVILKAKQDPRFKVLVCSTGQHREMIRPLFDFFGIKPDFDLDLMRPGQSLIDISMGVMAGLNKILLENKIDAVVVQGDTTSGFIGSLVAFYNKVSVVHIEAGLRSGDIYSPFPEEFNRKGTALVSKVHLAPTEPARDNLLREHYPAEDVFVTGNTGIDALFEVKKKIESTPSLRSEIASKYSFLNPNRKMILVTVHRRESFGRPMEEVMKGLLELSRREDIELLIPLHMNPQVRASAQKIFGDNAQWIDKGEAPKAGNKIWLCEPVDYVPFIYLMDKAHMIITDSGGVQEEAPSLGKPILVAREKTERPEAIAAGTSKLIPLEQGKFYKMASEVLDTPEIYNRMSQAKNPFGDGQASEKILNILETKL; encoded by the coding sequence ATGAAAACACTCCTCTTCGTATTCGGCACTCGCCCAGAAACTATTAAATGTGCTCCGGTTATTTTAAAAGCAAAGCAAGATCCTCGTTTTAAAGTTCTTGTATGCTCTACTGGGCAACATCGCGAAATGATTCGTCCTTTGTTTGATTTTTTTGGTATCAAGCCTGATTTTGATTTGGATCTTATGCGCCCGGGACAATCACTTATCGACATCTCAATGGGTGTTATGGCTGGCCTCAATAAAATTCTTTTAGAAAATAAAATCGACGCTGTCGTTGTTCAAGGCGATACAACGAGTGGTTTCATCGGAAGCTTAGTTGCATTTTATAATAAAGTATCTGTCGTACACATAGAAGCCGGTCTGCGCTCTGGTGACATCTATTCCCCATTCCCTGAGGAGTTTAATCGTAAAGGTACAGCCTTAGTCTCTAAAGTTCACCTAGCCCCGACGGAACCTGCTCGCGATAATCTTTTGCGCGAGCACTATCCCGCGGAAGACGTTTTTGTGACCGGCAACACTGGTATTGATGCTTTGTTTGAAGTGAAAAAGAAGATCGAATCAACGCCTTCTTTAAGATCAGAAATAGCCAGCAAATATTCGTTCCTAAATCCAAACCGCAAAATGATTCTAGTAACAGTACATCGTCGTGAATCTTTCGGCCGACCGATGGAAGAAGTGATGAAGGGCTTACTCGAGCTTTCTCGTCGCGAAGATATTGAGCTTCTTATTCCTCTACACATGAATCCCCAGGTGCGGGCTTCTGCTCAAAAAATCTTTGGCGACAACGCTCAGTGGATTGATAAAGGCGAAGCACCAAAAGCTGGCAATAAAATATGGCTGTGTGAGCCTGTCGATTATGTTCCATTCATCTATTTGATGGATAAGGCTCATATGATCATTACTGACTCTGGCGGTGTTCAGGAGGAAGCTCCTTCTCTGGGAAAACCGATCCTTGTAGCCCGTGAAAAGACTGAGCGCCCCGAGGCCATCGCCGCTGGGACTTCCAAATTAATCCCATTGGAACAGGGTAAATTTTACAAAATGGCTAGTGAGGTTTTAGACACACCTGAAATCTATAATCGCATGTCCCAAGCTAAAAACCCGTTTGGTGACGGCCAAGCATCCGAAAAAATTTTAAATATTCTAGAAACCAAACTTTAG